One Deltaproteobacteria bacterium genomic region harbors:
- a CDS encoding methylmalonyl-CoA mutase, translating into LLKENKAEDIKLFGGGIIPDEDIPQLQGQGVQAIFRPGTSTEDIILWVQQNIKPKI; encoded by the coding sequence GCTCCTGAAAGAAAACAAGGCGGAGGATATCAAACTCTTTGGAGGGGGCATCATTCCTGATGAAGACATTCCCCAATTGCAAGGACAAGGAGTTCAAGCCATCTTTAGACCTGGAACTTCAACGGAAGATATCATTCTCTGGGTCCAACAGAATATCAAACCGAAAATTTAG